One part of the Mustela erminea isolate mMusErm1 chromosome 11, mMusErm1.Pri, whole genome shotgun sequence genome encodes these proteins:
- the EN2 gene encoding homeobox protein engrailed-2 → MEENDPKPSEAAAAEGQRQPESSPSGGSGGGGSPGDADTGRRRALMLPAVLQAPGNHQHPHRITNFFIDNILRPEFGRRKDTGTCCAGAGGGRGGGAGGEGGAGGAEGGGGAGGAEPLLGSGREARQNAPSAPAPLPAGGGGDSPGDGEGGSKALSLHGGAKKGGDAGAPLDGTLKARALGSGDLSVSSDSDSSQASANLGAQPMLWPAWVYCTRYSDRPSSGPRSRKPKKKNPNKEDKRPRTAFTAEQLQRLKAEFQTNRYLTEQRRQSLAQELSLNESQIKIWFQNKRAKIKKATGSKNTLAVHLMAQGLYNHSTTAKEGKSDSE, encoded by the exons ATGGAGGAGAATGACCCGAAGCCCAGCgaagcggcggcggcggaggggcAGCGGCAGCCGGAATCCAGCCCCAGCGGCGGCTCGGGCGGCGGCGGCAGCCCGGGCGACGCGGACACTGGCCGCCGGCGGGCTCTGATGCTGCCCGCGGTCCTGCAGGCGCCGGGCAACCACCAGCACCCGCACCGCATCACCAACTTCTTCATCGACAACATCCTGCGGCCCGAGTTCGGCCGGAGGAAGGACACGGGGACGTGCTGTGCCGGCGCGGGAGGAGGACGAGGCGGTGGAGCCGGCGGGGAaggcggcgcgggcggcgcggaaggaggcggcggcgcgggcggcgccGAGCCCCTCCTGGGGTCTGGCCGAGAGGCCCGGCAGAACGCGCCCAGTGCGCCCGCACCGCTGCccgccggcggcggcggcgactcTCCGGGCGACGGGGAAGGCGGCTCCAAGGCGCTCTCGCTGCACGGCGGCGCCAAGAAAGGCGGCGACGCCGGGGCCCCCCTGGACGGGACGCTCAAGGCCCGCGCCTTGGGCAGCGGCGACCTGTCGGTGAGCTCGGACTCGGACAGCTCGCAGGCCAGCGCCAACCTGGGCGCGCAGCCCATGCTTTGGCCGGCCTGGGTCTACTGCACGCGCTACTCGGACCGGCCTTCTTCAG GTCCCAGGTCCCGCAAACCAAAGAAGAAGAACCCCAACAAAGAGGACAAGCGGCCCCGCACGGCCTTCACGGCGGAGCAGCTGCAGCGGCTCAAGGCCGAGTTCCAGACCAACAGGTACCTGACCGAGCAGCGGCGCCAGAGCCTGGCGCAGGAGCTCAGCCTCAACGAGTCGCAGATCAAGATCTGGTTCCAGAACAAGCGGGCCAAGATCAAGAAGGCCACGGGCAGCAAGAACACGCTGGCTGTGCACCTCATGGCCCAGGGCCTGTACAACCACTCGACGACCGCCAAGGAGGGCAAGTCGGACAGCGAGTAG